A single region of the Saprospiraceae bacterium genome encodes:
- a CDS encoding caspase family protein: MKKIYALLVGIDDYPSPISRLNGCVKDVNKVAQYLKTYHGPVGVQAETPPVLMTLDGLPIQTWGSLQICQLLNEAATYQQIVKAFRSFLCVAEAEDMVWFHFSGHGSEEWTAEQFLPLEPNGKDQTLVCYQADPEEDRLHLADKEIAVLLHEVASQDKEGKPKECPPHILVSLDCCHSGSGTRDLAENMGYRTRNFIADRGIGGGVIGFRPAKVRRNLDTYLDGVYLKMLEKEKELQVPLARHLLISACSSIEKAGDLPTGGVFTNSLVNALDATAGQLNYADLYLRTKANSNQARKAQNPQFESIGNFNPYTRFLDGTPMGRADRYVITFEEGRWVVKCGAIHGLPTKPVQAIKLLIRNLPPEEMVIGETSIKAVGALKSEIQVSTNLNLDTKRQYYGLLYHFPAEPVFVYLHGSDEEALQDLKDAWEETLNIRWLAPSNGADQPAMEVKASDRQYIMYDVQRNLQLFAIPQVQEAEKTAAVIFRNIVKIVKWNRMILLDHQKSRLKPKLKFILETRDKKGQVYPLNGPEIKLYLSLDKYFHRPNDGVIGLPINPKIRIIAQGRPLYCYLLHLREDYSINAYEGPVSFHPSDFEGQSEVLLPLWKKNMGLWLLENDWESTSYFKILITTQPIEHEQFLQSKLGSFRAMRRRWSQLAKADDDWCSFTMKVNLIQTLAQIQSDQVVSIADGQVRILPHSGIQAKLSWIEAPWDPQSADPVARFRLFTSPDLELIHFDKKTGTASGQVLVFTELNLAENEDFDQHPLSIELNTPCEEAETIVPLCFDGQDFRIAGHAQPQGDKTLVKVTFFPKALGKAEKLANGLVPNPFDPTDHQHPSLYEGYPIAFFKVKRTFLAQGVLPWN; this comes from the coding sequence GTGAAAAAGATTTATGCTTTGCTGGTTGGGATTGATGACTATCCCTCTCCCATTTCTCGGCTTAATGGCTGTGTTAAGGATGTAAATAAAGTAGCTCAATACCTAAAGACCTATCATGGGCCAGTTGGCGTTCAGGCCGAGACTCCACCAGTCTTAATGACATTGGATGGATTGCCCATTCAGACTTGGGGCTCCTTGCAAATTTGTCAATTGCTCAACGAAGCGGCGACCTACCAGCAAATCGTGAAAGCCTTTAGGTCCTTTTTGTGCGTTGCGGAAGCGGAGGATATGGTCTGGTTTCACTTTAGCGGGCATGGTTCGGAGGAATGGACGGCCGAGCAGTTTTTACCATTGGAGCCCAACGGCAAGGATCAGACCCTCGTTTGTTACCAAGCGGATCCTGAGGAAGATCGGTTGCACCTGGCGGATAAAGAAATAGCCGTCTTGTTGCATGAAGTCGCTTCCCAAGATAAGGAAGGTAAGCCCAAGGAATGCCCCCCCCACATCCTGGTTTCGCTAGATTGCTGTCATTCCGGCTCCGGAACCCGGGATTTGGCTGAGAATATGGGTTATCGCACCCGCAATTTCATTGCAGACAGAGGGATTGGAGGAGGTGTTATTGGTTTTAGGCCAGCAAAGGTCAGACGAAACCTGGATACTTATCTGGATGGAGTTTATCTGAAAATGTTAGAAAAGGAAAAGGAATTACAAGTGCCCTTGGCTAGACACCTGCTCATTTCTGCTTGTTCTAGCATCGAAAAGGCAGGGGATTTACCCACCGGTGGGGTTTTCACCAATAGCTTAGTCAATGCCTTGGATGCCACTGCCGGGCAACTCAATTATGCTGACCTATACCTCCGCACCAAGGCCAATTCTAATCAGGCTCGGAAAGCCCAAAACCCACAATTCGAAAGCATCGGCAATTTTAATCCATATACCCGTTTTTTGGATGGAACCCCGATGGGGAGAGCCGACCGGTATGTGATAACCTTTGAAGAAGGGCGATGGGTCGTGAAATGTGGCGCGATTCATGGTTTACCCACCAAGCCTGTACAAGCCATAAAGCTGCTGATCCGAAACCTTCCACCAGAAGAAATGGTCATAGGGGAGACCAGTATTAAAGCAGTGGGTGCCCTGAAAAGCGAAATACAGGTGAGCACAAACTTAAACCTGGATACCAAACGCCAATATTATGGTCTACTGTATCATTTTCCTGCCGAACCCGTCTTTGTTTATTTGCATGGAAGTGATGAGGAAGCGTTGCAAGACCTAAAGGACGCCTGGGAAGAGACCTTGAATATCCGTTGGCTTGCTCCGTCAAACGGAGCAGACCAGCCAGCAATGGAAGTAAAGGCTAGCGACCGCCAATATATTATGTATGATGTACAACGGAACTTGCAGCTATTTGCCATTCCTCAGGTACAGGAAGCGGAAAAAACAGCTGCCGTCATTTTCCGAAATATAGTGAAGATCGTTAAATGGAATAGGATGATCTTGCTTGACCATCAAAAGTCTCGCTTAAAGCCCAAACTTAAATTTATCCTGGAAACAAGAGACAAGAAGGGACAGGTATATCCATTGAATGGGCCCGAAATTAAGCTATACTTATCCCTTGATAAATATTTTCATCGACCAAATGACGGCGTAATCGGCCTTCCCATAAACCCTAAAATCAGGATAATAGCGCAAGGTCGGCCACTGTATTGCTACCTACTTCACTTAAGGGAAGACTATAGTATCAATGCCTATGAAGGCCCTGTCTCTTTTCATCCATCGGATTTCGAAGGGCAATCGGAGGTGCTACTCCCCTTGTGGAAAAAAAACATGGGCTTGTGGTTGCTGGAAAACGATTGGGAATCGACCTCTTATTTCAAAATACTAATAACTACGCAACCCATTGAACATGAGCAGTTTTTGCAGTCAAAATTAGGCAGCTTTCGCGCGATGCGCCGCCGCTGGAGCCAACTTGCCAAAGCAGACGATGATTGGTGCAGTTTTACGATGAAGGTAAACCTCATACAAACCTTAGCGCAAATCCAATCGGATCAGGTGGTATCCATAGCCGATGGCCAAGTCCGCATACTTCCACATTCAGGAATCCAGGCAAAACTGAGCTGGATAGAAGCCCCCTGGGACCCCCAAAGTGCAGACCCCGTTGCTAGATTCAGGCTTTTTACCAGCCCTGACCTTGAATTAATTCATTTTGATAAAAAAACAGGCACGGCCAGCGGGCAGGTCCTGGTCTTCACAGAGCTAAACCTCGCTGAAAATGAAGACTTCGACCAACACCCCCTATCAATAGAACTAAATACCCCCTGCGAGGAAGCAGAAACGATTGTTCCCCTTTGTTTTGATGGGCAGGATTTTCGGATAGCTGGTCATGCCCAGCCCCAAGGAGACAAAACCCTTGTCAAAGTTACTTTCTTCCCCAAAGCGTTGGGCAAGGCTGAAAAACTAGCGAACGGATTAGTTCCCAACCCCTTTGACCCGACAGACCACCAACACCCTAGCCTATACGAAGGCTATCCTATTGCCTTTTTTAAGGTAAAACGAACTTTTTTGGCACAAGGAGTACTGCCTTGGAATTAA
- a CDS encoding peptidoglycan-binding domain-containing protein produces the protein MNFIKHIIAFFVKLFSRKTEENPTTKEPTPITVVTPPPPQEPEKPKEPLIPAIPITEEVMQETLCLGHYDDHLSEEDYIKPFLKQYHQRIIEKEKFTKMRNGDLFAWVALKPKKGLAVKTLQTFLIHAGIFPPKSEADGFFGYGTQAGVRLFQEYERVYGENKKMIPNGIVDKTTWALMKDWQEQGKVAKKWTRGIPSPEFNKWLNFIKTAKTHYLNHSHLIIDTVNKAVETLNAPSGQEPLDTFKTADWTVNPNEVHLIGIRRNEDKSGVNRANDDVFVLLINGMVFKFWGSTDPKQDKTGRKDEAFLVEGQHKFRFGWHNVSDKNKAKCYQGLNPYQRGVLVFRDDKITNDNSLTEADIEKGLDNSPNTTINIHWTGIGRDGATDKPTWSEGCQVIAGESYIDNSGNLIDCKTFAAAGSAAIQANKETNIKMTKGAYNMFTDLVLLYRPQDVDYIIYTLGRDETLQMDALANLEGAQILSDTLKVLNIKAEIDKDKVS, from the coding sequence ATGAACTTCATTAAACATATCATAGCATTCTTCGTTAAGCTTTTTTCAAGAAAAACAGAAGAAAATCCTACAACCAAGGAACCAACGCCCATTACTGTAGTAACGCCGCCGCCGCCTCAGGAACCAGAAAAACCCAAGGAGCCACTCATCCCCGCTATCCCTATCACAGAGGAAGTGATGCAAGAGACCCTCTGTTTAGGTCATTACGATGATCATCTTTCGGAGGAAGACTATATCAAACCCTTCCTGAAGCAATACCATCAACGAATCATTGAAAAGGAGAAATTTACAAAGATGCGCAATGGCGATTTATTCGCTTGGGTTGCGCTTAAACCTAAAAAAGGATTAGCCGTAAAAACACTGCAAACTTTTCTAATTCATGCGGGAATTTTCCCTCCCAAGAGTGAAGCGGATGGTTTTTTTGGCTATGGTACCCAGGCGGGTGTTCGCCTGTTCCAGGAATACGAGCGCGTTTATGGTGAAAACAAAAAGATGATTCCTAACGGGATCGTCGATAAAACGACCTGGGCTTTAATGAAAGATTGGCAGGAACAAGGTAAAGTTGCAAAAAAATGGACGCGCGGTATTCCCAGCCCCGAATTTAATAAATGGCTAAATTTCATTAAAACGGCTAAAACACATTATCTAAATCATTCCCATTTGATTATTGATACAGTCAATAAAGCAGTCGAAACCCTCAATGCGCCATCCGGCCAAGAACCACTCGATACGTTTAAAACGGCCGATTGGACAGTTAACCCCAACGAAGTTCACCTCATCGGGATTCGCCGAAATGAAGACAAATCTGGTGTCAACAGAGCCAATGATGACGTTTTTGTGTTGTTGATCAATGGCATGGTGTTTAAATTTTGGGGATCTACGGATCCGAAGCAGGACAAAACCGGGCGAAAAGATGAGGCTTTTCTGGTAGAAGGGCAGCACAAGTTCCGTTTTGGATGGCACAATGTGTCTGATAAAAACAAGGCCAAATGTTACCAGGGCTTAAATCCTTACCAGCGTGGCGTTTTAGTTTTTAGGGATGATAAAATCACCAATGATAACTCCCTTACCGAAGCAGACATCGAAAAAGGGCTCGATAATTCCCCTAATACGACGATCAACATCCATTGGACCGGGATTGGCCGCGATGGTGCAACCGACAAACCGACCTGGTCGGAAGGCTGCCAGGTGATCGCAGGAGAAAGTTATATCGATAACAGCGGCAACCTGATTGATTGCAAAACCTTTGCAGCCGCTGGTTCAGCCGCTATCCAAGCCAATAAAGAAACCAACATCAAAATGACCAAGGGTGCCTACAATATGTTTACCGATCTGGTGCTCCTGTACCGCCCTCAAGACGTTGATTATATTATCTATACCCTAGGGCGCGATGAAACCCTCCAGATGGATGCCCTTGCTAACTTGGAAGGCGCCCAAATCTTGAGCGATACCCTAAAAGTTTTAAACATTAAAGCCGAAATTGATAAAGATAAGGTGTCGTGA
- a CDS encoding histidine kinase, with product MNNKQIYYKQLINSELEPGFKPGRTFRIHPSFKLISILSIFYFLFSCNPDHPNFEPSYSGEPPEENMDQYLDTKAVFKGLDEVKGVRKQLDSLLTLTDKLKNYDDDVALIYADTAYSIATDKNWQLSRGISAYYISLLKGRKEKYGEGIEDALVDAKLSKEVFETLKCDIWITRSYNLIGFFHMRKNQIDTALKYLDNSKNIIDLGRLTANDSLIEKGELLHYYAMLYANNNHTLADSFFSSSTQLYRLTNNKSALARLNFDWGQMYYNRKEFLVAERLINDGLKYAQDFNDLNATVRGYQNLGRLRFKQYQSFGLEKYARESLQSYKKCFELQKEDKYFLYDQIGSLYQQMAFKSDTEDLAYSYVDSAIVSYKQAMEEAKKEGVLPIMKKMGSNISGLCSYRLRVRKMDCSNLLEGPLPDFLNTNYAGITEKIGDILKLANQRNRALERRELEAKSSLKVRNQRLASGVGFIVAGLLFILLLQRQQQKRLKAKMEALRAQINPHFISNSLNAIESLVNLDKKEAAAKYLIHFSRLSRRILNSSREGSASLAEELETLKHFLALEQLRFRDKLQYEIHISDDIDPEQVEIPAMILQPYAENAIWHGIKPKMEKGLLKIEARREGKYIQIIIEDDGVGRAKSAAMKASSVLQQKSVGMKINQERLHVMGRAKGAKVEIIDLFDENGQANGTKVVLKIPFKQMTKK from the coding sequence GTGAATAATAAACAAATATATTATAAACAGCTAATTAATAGCGAATTAGAACCTGGATTCAAGCCAGGTCGAACCTTCCGTATTCACCCCAGCTTCAAGCTCATCAGCATACTTTCTATTTTCTACTTCCTCTTTTCTTGCAACCCCGACCATCCTAATTTTGAACCGAGCTATAGCGGCGAACCACCGGAGGAGAATATGGATCAATACCTGGATACCAAAGCTGTTTTTAAGGGTTTGGATGAGGTGAAAGGTGTGCGGAAGCAATTAGATAGCCTGCTGACCTTGACGGATAAGTTGAAAAATTATGATGATGACGTGGCTTTGATATATGCGGATACTGCTTATAGTATAGCGACGGATAAGAATTGGCAGTTGTCTCGGGGGATTAGTGCTTATTATATTTCCTTATTGAAGGGGAGGAAGGAGAAGTATGGGGAGGGGATTGAGGATGCTTTGGTAGATGCTAAGTTGAGTAAGGAAGTATTTGAAACACTGAAATGTGATATTTGGATAACGAGATCATATAATCTGATAGGTTTTTTCCATATGAGGAAAAATCAAATTGATACAGCTCTTAAATATTTGGATAATTCGAAAAATATAATTGATTTAGGACGATTGACAGCAAATGACTCTTTGATCGAAAAAGGAGAGTTGTTGCATTATTATGCAATGCTGTATGCAAATAATAATCATACCTTGGCCGATTCTTTCTTTAGTTCTAGTACGCAATTGTATCGACTTACTAACAATAAGTCTGCCTTAGCACGATTAAACTTTGATTGGGGCCAAATGTACTATAATCGTAAAGAATTTTTGGTAGCAGAAAGGCTAATTAATGATGGACTGAAGTATGCTCAAGATTTTAACGACTTGAATGCAACGGTTAGAGGATATCAGAATTTAGGCAGGCTTCGATTTAAACAATATCAATCGTTTGGACTTGAAAAATACGCCAGAGAATCGCTTCAGAGTTATAAAAAATGTTTCGAACTTCAAAAAGAAGACAAATACTTCTTGTATGATCAAATAGGAAGCCTTTATCAGCAGATGGCATTCAAAAGTGATACAGAAGATCTAGCGTATTCATATGTAGACTCTGCGATCGTTTCTTACAAGCAAGCAATGGAAGAGGCCAAAAAAGAAGGAGTATTACCTATTATGAAAAAAATGGGGAGCAACATATCAGGCTTATGTAGTTACCGATTAAGGGTCAGAAAGATGGATTGTAGTAATCTTCTTGAAGGGCCTTTACCTGATTTTCTTAATACCAATTATGCTGGTATTACGGAAAAAATAGGTGATATCCTAAAACTTGCTAATCAAAGGAACAGAGCGCTTGAAAGAAGGGAACTCGAAGCTAAAAGTAGCCTAAAAGTTAGGAACCAACGACTTGCAAGTGGCGTTGGATTCATAGTTGCAGGATTATTGTTTATATTACTCTTACAAAGACAGCAGCAGAAAAGACTTAAAGCCAAAATGGAAGCCCTAAGAGCCCAAATCAATCCCCACTTTATTTCTAATAGCCTCAATGCCATAGAAAGCCTAGTTAACCTCGACAAAAAAGAAGCTGCTGCTAAATATTTAATTCATTTTTCCCGCCTATCTCGTAGAATCCTAAACAGTTCCAGAGAGGGCAGTGCCAGTCTGGCCGAAGAACTAGAAACCCTAAAACACTTCCTGGCTTTAGAGCAGCTCCGCTTCCGGGATAAATTACAATACGAGATCCATATCAGCGATGACATTGATCCGGAGCAGGTTGAAATCCCCGCCATGATTTTACAACCTTATGCGGAAAACGCCATTTGGCATGGGATCAAACCAAAGATGGAGAAAGGACTTTTAAAAATTGAAGCGCGAAGAGAAGGGAAATACATACAAATTATCATTGAAGATGATGGTGTAGGTCGAGCTAAATCTGCCGCTATGAAAGCTTCCTCTGTTTTACAGCAAAAATCAGTGGGGATGAAAATTAACCAGGAAAGGCTCCATGTGATGGGGCGGGCCAAAGGGGCCAAAGTAGAGATCATTGATTTGTTTGATGAAAATGGTCAAGCCAACGGGACTAAAGTTGTCCTAAAAATTCCTTTTAAACAAATGACCAAGAAATAA
- a CDS encoding LytTR family DNA-binding domain-containing protein, protein MSTLRAILIEDEPSGMDNLRYKVQKNCPEVDIVAECTNGADAILAIKRHLPDVIFLDILLGDMTGFDVLKAIRHPSFEVIFTTSYDQYAIEAIKNSAVDYLLKPVEEEELMDAVAKVRAKLLQQPAPVLATPSTPRIGFPIATGQQFIDIQDIIYVKAEDNVAVLYLDGQKPIKLTKSLSWVEEKLEDYPFCRIHHSYLINFNHLTEYIRNEGGFVIMSDKKAISISRRKKEEFLQKLESWDAS, encoded by the coding sequence ATGAGTACTTTACGAGCCATATTGATTGAGGATGAACCTTCGGGCATGGACAACCTGCGATACAAGGTGCAAAAGAATTGCCCGGAGGTGGATATCGTAGCAGAATGCACCAACGGAGCAGATGCGATTCTGGCCATTAAAAGACATTTGCCGGATGTCATCTTTCTGGATATTTTGTTGGGAGATATGACCGGCTTTGATGTCCTGAAAGCTATTCGCCACCCCTCTTTTGAGGTGATCTTTACCACCAGTTACGACCAATATGCCATCGAAGCCATAAAAAATAGTGCGGTAGATTATCTGCTCAAGCCGGTAGAAGAGGAGGAGTTGATGGATGCCGTGGCCAAGGTTCGGGCGAAGTTGCTGCAACAACCGGCTCCGGTTCTCGCTACCCCCAGTACGCCAAGAATAGGCTTTCCGATTGCTACGGGGCAGCAATTTATTGATATACAGGATATTATATACGTAAAAGCAGAAGACAATGTGGCTGTTTTGTACCTCGATGGACAAAAACCCATTAAGTTGACTAAATCCCTAAGTTGGGTAGAAGAAAAACTGGAAGATTATCCTTTTTGCCGCATCCATCATTCCTATTTGATCAACTTTAATCACCTAACCGAATATATTCGCAATGAAGGGGGCTTTGTGATCATGAGCGACAAAAAAGCCATCAGCATTTCCCGTCGGAAAAAGGAAGAATTTTTGCAAAAATTGGAATCCTGGGATGCTAGCTAG